From Miscanthus floridulus cultivar M001 chromosome 15, ASM1932011v1, whole genome shotgun sequence, the proteins below share one genomic window:
- the LOC136507127 gene encoding uncharacterized protein At3g28850-like — MGCATSTEARRDMVWVGANAHAWRSFSLSSVDRQRLWLRAVSMLGTLGLAGSASHSGSCRHATLSVEEMMKGDNDHAADAVLLGDDAAKRPLKLRTPMLTPPNEPELINAWELMAGLEDDVPTPRATYKSLPLDESPQEFALEAPPLPQWMQADMDMPVALDFNPEVLSGFRELTARRAVRAVRDVLWQLQDLRQGRRRGRQQLM; from the exons ATGGGGTGCGCGACATCCACCGAAGCGCGGCGCGACATGGTGTGGGTCGGCGCCAACGCCCACGCGTGGCGGAGCTTCTCGCTGTCCTCCGTCGACCGCCAGCGTCTGTGGCTGAGGGCCGTGTCGATGCTCGGCACCCTCGGCCTTGCCGGCAGCGCCAGTCACTCCGGCTCGTGCAGGCACGCGACGCTGTCGGTGGAGGAGATGATGAAGGGCGACAACGACCACGCCGCGGACGCGGTGCTCCTTGGCGATGATGCGGCGAAGCGGCCCCTGAAGCTCCGCACGCCGATGCTGACGCCGCCCAATGAGCCCGAGCTGATCAACGCGTGGGAGCTCATGGCGGGGCTCGAGGACGACGTGCCGACGCCGCGCGCCACGTACAAGAGTCTGCCACTCGATGAGTCGCCGCAGGAGTTCGCCTTGgaggcgccgccgctgccgcagtGGATGCAGGCCGACATGGACATGCCCGTCGCCTTAGACTTCAACCCGGAGGTACTGTCCGGATTCCGGGAGCTCACGGCGCGACGTGCGGTTCGTGCCGTGCGAGACGTGCTATGGCAGCTGCAAGATCTTCGTCAAGGACGACGACGCGGGCGACAG CAGCTTATGTAG